The proteins below are encoded in one region of Bacillota bacterium:
- a CDS encoding flippase-like domain-containing protein, giving the protein MNKRVLLVSFGIAAVLFLLWRTDFSTLGTVLFSFNPNTLLLLCLLQLLTIVLIARQWQLIISAAGSSLDMTAVMGILMAGTFVETVTPAVKAGGEAVKTVLLRDKAGITLAEAGAITAAQKTLSLIGFSCLALLSTGHVLFTVGTLSSLRQPILAGLLFLAMLLLLLISLVFRPTLFSRFLPARLHSGITRYQQTIKRMCVRPQWLAGQLMLALLIWMLFAAKTIIIGTNLGLEVTAFQAASVTYISYMLGMVPLLPGGLGTVEASMTAGLSAFGIPAAFGLAAALILRLVSFWFVFLLSAIWLLAQRLRPVFSYADSK; this is encoded by the coding sequence ATGAATAAGCGCGTTTTGCTCGTGTCTTTCGGTATAGCGGCGGTACTTTTTCTGCTCTGGCGAACTGATTTTTCTACCCTTGGAACTGTGCTCTTCAGTTTCAATCCCAACACATTGCTCTTGCTATGTCTACTTCAATTGCTCACCATTGTTTTAATAGCCCGCCAGTGGCAACTGATAATATCTGCAGCCGGTTCTTCCCTTGATATGACAGCGGTCATGGGCATCCTGATGGCTGGCACTTTCGTCGAAACGGTGACCCCGGCTGTGAAAGCCGGTGGCGAGGCAGTAAAGACAGTACTGCTCCGGGATAAAGCAGGGATAACATTAGCCGAAGCGGGAGCAATAACTGCTGCCCAGAAAACCTTGAGTTTAATCGGTTTTTCCTGCCTTGCCCTCCTATCCACAGGTCATGTCCTGTTTACTGTCGGCACGCTTTCTAGCTTGAGGCAACCGATACTAGCAGGCCTGCTGTTCTTGGCAATGCTTTTACTTTTATTAATCTCGCTTGTATTCAGACCGACGCTATTTAGTCGCTTTCTGCCTGCGCGTCTCCATTCCGGTATTACCCGCTACCAACAAACGATAAAACGGATGTGCGTCCGGCCTCAGTGGCTGGCTGGGCAGTTGATGCTTGCATTGTTAATCTGGATGCTCTTTGCCGCCAAGACAATCATTATTGGGACGAATCTTGGCCTGGAGGTCACTGCTTTTCAAGCAGCATCCGTAACCTACATCAGCTACATGTTGGGGATGGTGCCCCTGTTGCCCGGCGGCCTGGGAACCGTGGAAGCAAGCATGACAGCTGGCCTTAGTGCCTTTGGCATTCCGGCAGCATTTGGTTTGGCGGCGGCCCTGATTCTACGTCTGGTGAGCTTCTGGTTTGTGTTTTTGCTCAGCGCTATCTGGCTCTTGGCCCAGCGTCTGCGACCAGTATTTTCTTACGCTGACAGCAAATAA